The following DNA comes from Allorhodopirellula heiligendammensis.
AGCTTGATAGCGACTGAATCGCTCAGCCCAAACCTGACGACGAGACGGCAACATGTTGACCTCCTGGGTTCAAGAAAAACCGCCAACCTACCGACGCCCATTTTCATCCTCCCGCCGAACGCTTACGATCAAACAACAACTTGTCGAGTGCCGCGGCGTCTTAATGAAAAACTTCAAGATGCGAAGAGTTATTGCCTAACTGCATTCGCGAAGAAACTGATCCAAGAACGACCGCTTAAACGCCTCGCGATCTTTCGCCATTCGCCGACCGGCGTCCGTATTCATCAGCGACTTCAGCTTGAATAGCTTTTCGTGAAAGTGCCCAACGTCTGTTTTCGTATCGCCATAGGAGGAGTAGAACGGCTGCCCAAACGCTGCCCCGTACTCAATCGTCCGCACAATCCCGATCGCTCCCAGAGCGTCCAGCCGATCGGCATCCTGAACGACTTGACCTTCAAGCGACAGAGGCTCGGCTGATTCCGTTTTGCGAAAGGAAATGTTGTCGACGATGTGTGCAACATGTGCGATCAATTCGTCACTCGCACCCAGACTGCCGAGAATCTCCCGAGCGAACTCGGCACTCCGTTCAACGCCATCATGAAGCTTGGCATCGCCAACGTCATGCAGCAACGCGGCTAACTCGATGATCTCCAAGTCACCACCGGCCTCAGCCTGAATCGCCCGAGCCGACGCCAGCACTCGAAGGACGTGATCCATGCCGTGACCTGCCGCCTGCCCGCCCATACGGTCACGCACGATCGCTTCGGTCTTGCCAACAATACTTTTCAGAGAAATACCACAATTCTCAGCCATGGATACGCGCGGATCAAACACAGATTTTCTGCAATCATTCTTCATCCGTGAAGATCCGTGCCAAATAGTCCACTTTCCCCGTTTTTACTTTCAAACTTCAAACTTCTCCCATCTCATTTCCAAAAATTTCGTTTGGTCTTCACTCGACAATTTTTCGATCGAATACCGCAGCATTGTTCGCGGCATCACTTTTGCGTGTTTCTTCAAGAACTTTTCCAATCGGGGCTGATCGCGTTTGCCCATTTCGCGAAGCATCCATCCGATCGCCTTGTTCATCAAGTCATGCCCGTCACCCATCAGACGCTCGGCGTGTTCGATGATCTCCACAAACTCATCATGCTTGATTAGCGAGAACGTAGCCAAAACCGCCACACGCCGCTCCCACAGCACATTGCTGCCAGCCAGACGATCTAGCACATGGCGCTCATCGGAATTCTC
Coding sequences within:
- a CDS encoding HD domain-containing protein; this encodes MAENCGISLKSIVGKTEAIVRDRMGGQAAGHGMDHVLRVLASARAIQAEAGGDLEIIELAALLHDVGDAKLHDGVERSAEFAREILGSLGASDELIAHVAHIVDNISFRKTESAEPLSLEGQVVQDADRLDALGAIGIVRTIEYGAAFGQPFYSSYGDTKTDVGHFHEKLFKLKSLMNTDAGRRMAKDREAFKRSFLDQFLRECS
- a CDS encoding DNA alkylation repair protein; its protein translation is MVAFYLANLDAVNNWDIVDTTAPKILGAWMVENSDERHVLDRLAGSNVLWERRVAVLATFSLIKHDEFVEIIEHAERLMGDGHDLMNKAIGWMLREMGKRDQPRLEKFLKKHAKVMPRTMLRYSIEKLSSEDQTKFLEMRWEKFEV